From Rudanella lutea DSM 19387, a single genomic window includes:
- a CDS encoding phytoene/squalene synthase family protein, with amino-acid sequence MMALFNQTALECSKLITEHYSTSFTLGIKTLDRKFHLPIYAIYGFVRYADEIVDTFHDFDKKELLDKFRYDTYEAIEKGISLNPVLQSFQLVVRQYRIERELIDAFLKSMEMDLYFQEYDDSGYNEYIYGSAEVVGLMCLRVFCEGDCAEYDRLRESARKLGAAFQKVNFLRDVKSDYQERGRTYFPGVDFNDFSRDAKQLIEDDIQRDFDEAYIGIMNLPKGARMGVYLAYTYYQTLFNKIKALPVTKIQNERVRVPDTTKIALLAQTYLKYRLNVI; translated from the coding sequence ATGATGGCTTTATTTAACCAAACGGCACTGGAATGCAGTAAATTGATCACCGAGCACTACAGCACGTCGTTTACGCTCGGTATCAAAACACTGGACCGTAAGTTTCACCTGCCCATTTACGCCATCTACGGCTTTGTGCGCTATGCTGACGAAATCGTGGATACGTTTCACGACTTCGACAAGAAAGAGTTGCTCGACAAGTTCCGGTATGATACCTACGAAGCCATTGAGAAGGGAATCAGCCTGAACCCGGTGCTTCAGTCATTCCAGCTGGTGGTTCGGCAATACAGAATAGAGCGCGAGCTGATCGACGCCTTTCTGAAAAGTATGGAGATGGATCTGTATTTTCAGGAATACGACGATAGCGGCTACAACGAATACATTTACGGCTCGGCCGAGGTAGTTGGGCTTATGTGCCTGCGCGTATTCTGCGAGGGCGACTGTGCCGAATACGACCGGCTTCGCGAGTCGGCCCGGAAGCTGGGAGCCGCTTTTCAGAAAGTAAATTTCCTGCGCGATGTCAAAAGCGATTATCAGGAACGCGGCCGGACCTATTTTCCGGGCGTTGATTTCAATGATTTCTCACGCGATGCCAAGCAACTGATTGAAGACGATATTCAACGCGACTTCGACGAGGCTTATATCGGTATCATGAATCTGCCCAAAGGTGCGCGCATGGGCGTGTATCTGGCCTACACTTACTACCAAACCTTGTTCAACAAGATTAAGGCGCTGCCTGTGACGAAGATTCAGAACGAGCGGGTGCGGGTTCCGGATACCACCAAAATTGCCCTGCTGGCTCAAACCTATTTGAAGTACCGGCTCAATGTGATTTGA
- the gatB gene encoding Asp-tRNA(Asn)/Glu-tRNA(Gln) amidotransferase subunit GatB — MVAAVAPGSEVSTKYEAVIGLEVHCQLLTESKIFAADANVFGSEPNTNVSVITLAHPGTLPKLNRKAVEYAIRMGLACGCDITRFNVFARKNYFYPDLPKGYQLSQDKTPICVGGRIRVKLKDENGKPTVDHDVLIHHIHLEEDAGKSIHDEGTSTNLDYNRAGTPLIEMVTEPCIQSAEEAGQYLTEVRKLVRYLGICDGNMEEGSLRCDVNLSIRPKGATHLGTKVEVKNLNSIRNVQRAVEAEFRRQVEATEAGEPIRQQTRTFDANTGLTHAMREKETMNDYRYFPDPDLAPLVVSDEWLSAIEASMPALPAAVFQKLTTHYGLPEYDATQLSDARELVDYFEAVCAQTSNYKAVSNWLMGPVRAQLSDRTLRERQFPVSAGQLASLITLIDDGTVSQTAAQTIFGLLIENPEKTPAELAKAHGLEQNRNTDALQTLVSEVLAAWPDKVAQYQKGKKNLLGLFVGEVMKKSKGSADPKLVNQLIVNELSK, encoded by the coding sequence ATGGTAGCAGCGGTAGCCCCCGGCAGCGAGGTAAGCACAAAATATGAGGCCGTCATTGGCCTGGAGGTGCACTGCCAGTTATTAACCGAGTCCAAGATTTTTGCGGCCGACGCCAACGTCTTCGGGTCGGAACCCAACACCAACGTGAGCGTTATCACGCTGGCGCACCCCGGCACCCTGCCCAAACTAAACCGGAAAGCTGTCGAATACGCCATTCGGATGGGCCTCGCCTGTGGTTGCGACATTACCCGGTTCAACGTTTTTGCCCGAAAAAACTACTTTTACCCCGACCTGCCCAAGGGCTACCAGCTCTCGCAGGACAAGACCCCGATCTGCGTGGGTGGCCGCATCCGAGTAAAACTCAAAGACGAGAACGGAAAGCCTACCGTAGATCATGACGTGCTGATTCACCACATTCACCTGGAAGAAGACGCCGGGAAGTCGATTCACGACGAGGGTACCTCTACCAATCTGGACTACAACCGGGCCGGTACGCCACTCATCGAGATGGTGACCGAACCCTGCATTCAATCGGCCGAAGAAGCGGGACAGTACCTCACTGAGGTGCGGAAACTGGTTCGGTACCTGGGTATTTGCGATGGAAATATGGAAGAGGGATCGCTGCGTTGCGATGTTAACCTGTCTATCCGGCCAAAGGGCGCTACTCACCTCGGTACCAAAGTTGAAGTAAAAAACCTCAACTCGATCCGCAATGTGCAGCGGGCGGTCGAGGCTGAGTTTCGGCGACAGGTTGAGGCTACCGAAGCGGGCGAACCAATCCGGCAGCAAACCCGCACGTTCGACGCCAACACGGGTCTCACACACGCCATGCGCGAGAAAGAGACCATGAACGACTACCGGTATTTCCCCGATCCAGACCTGGCTCCGCTGGTGGTGTCTGACGAGTGGTTGTCGGCCATTGAAGCCTCCATGCCTGCTTTGCCGGCCGCCGTATTTCAGAAACTAACGACCCACTACGGCCTACCCGAGTACGACGCTACCCAACTTTCGGACGCCCGCGAACTGGTCGACTATTTTGAGGCTGTTTGCGCCCAGACGTCCAACTATAAGGCCGTATCGAACTGGCTCATGGGCCCCGTACGGGCGCAACTCAGCGACCGGACACTACGCGAGCGCCAGTTTCCGGTATCGGCCGGGCAGTTGGCCAGCCTGATTACGCTCATCGATGACGGAACGGTGAGCCAAACCGCGGCTCAAACGATCTTCGGCCTCTTAATTGAAAACCCCGAAAAAACACCCGCCGAACTGGCCAAGGCCCACGGGCTGGAGCAGAACCGCAATACCGACGCCCTGCAAACGTTGGTAAGTGAGGTGTTGGCCGCCTGGCCCGATAAAGTTGCCCAGTACCAGAAAGGCAAAAAAAACCTGCTAGGTTT